One Oncorhynchus kisutch isolate 150728-3 linkage group LG30, Okis_V2, whole genome shotgun sequence genomic window, tactgggtaaagttcatgatgccgttgaccttaacaagtgGAAgtaaaatagccccataacatcaaagaaccaccaccatattttacagtaggtatgtggTTCCTTTCTGCGTTCTCATTTCGACGacaaaacccaccactggtgtgcgtggtCAAAGAGTTTGATTTTCATGACATGTGACCAAAGcactggttccaatccaagtgccaagcCCTTTAGCAGACTCATCTTGGAATCAgtgctttggtcagatgacatgaaaagctctttggccacacgcagaaaataaccccatacAATGGCTTGTAATTCACctcctttggcatttttcctattttgttgccttacaacctggaattaaaatgcatttttgggaggtttgtatcatttgatttacacaacatgcctaccactttgaagatgcaaaaggttttttcttgtgaaacaaacaagaaattagacaaaaaaaacagaaaacttgagtgtgcataactattcaccccccccccaaagtcaatactttgtagagtcacctttcgcagcaattacagctgcaagtctcttggggtatgtctccataagcttggcacatctaggcactgggatttttgcccattcttcaaggcaaaactgctccagctccgtcaagttggatgggttccactgatgtacagcaatctttaagtcataccacagattctcaattggattgaggtctgggctttgactaggccattccaagacatttacatgtttccccttaaaccactcgagtgttgctttagcagcatgcttagggtcatggtcctgctggaaggtgaacctccatcccagtctcaaatctctggaagactgaaacaggtttccttcaagaatatccctgtatttagcgccatccaacattctttcaattctgaccagtttcccagtccctgccgatgaaaaatatccccacagcatggggatgttgttctcggggtgatgagaggtgttgggtttgtgccagacatagcgttttccttgatggccaaaaagctcaattttagtctcatctgaccagagtaccttcttccaggTTTTTTAagtttggagagtctcccacatgccttttggtgaacaccaaacatgtttgcttattttttctggacactctttcGTAAAGCTCAGCTCtttggagtgtacagcttaaagtagTCTTATggagatactccaatctccgctgtggagctttgcagctccttcagggttatctttggtctctttgttgcctctctgattaatgccctccttgcctggtccgtgagttttggttgctggccctctcttggcaggtttgttgtggtgccatattcttttcattttttaataatggatttaatggtgctccatgggatgttcaaagtttctgatatttcttTATAACCTAACCCTGGTCTGTACTTTTCCACAACCCTGAGCTGTTTGGAGagttccttggtcttcatagagctggttgcttggtggtgccccttgcttagtggtgttgcagactctggggcctttcagaacaggtatactaagagcatgtgacaaatcatgtgacacttagattgcacacaagtggactttatttaactaattctgtgacttctgaaggtaattggttgcaccagatcttatttaggggattcatagcaaagggggtaaacttttcagttttagatttttttttaaattaattaaacaagtaatttttttaaatttcacttcaccaatttggactattttgtgtatatcCATTACATGAACtctaaataaaaatccatttaaattactggttgtaatgcaacaaaataggataaACGCCAAGAATacatttgcaaggcactgtacctactgtaaaatatagtggtggatctttgatgttatggggttaTTTTCCTTCCACTGGTTATCACTGtatgtctaataaatcactgtATGTGTTCATTTAATGAAAATAACTCCAACATAAATATTTTTTTGATTCATTTCCCTGAGCCTCCTTTGGCCCTTAAAATGCTCAGTCTGATCATGTGGGCGTTAGGAAACAAATGTGAAAATATTGACATACACAACCCTGATTAGCTGATAGGATGTTCTTGAGCCCACCCCCTTGCCCAGATGAACAGTTATTGGTCTATTATAGTCAGATCTTATTGTGAAGTCATGATGTGGGGCCCGAAGTCCCATCCCACCTGAACAGGATGACATTTCAGgattcttttcaaacagctcttacacaaaaACAAGGAAATCCCATTTGAACTGCACTGCCCATTTAGTAGTCTCACACTGATATCTCCACTCCATTCCCACAATACCTCACTAATGTGTGTGTCCAATGAATCAAGAAAATGCATATGTCAGTATATGAATTAATTGGGGTTTCTTAAACTATCGGTCAGGACCCAAAGTGGGCCCTGGGCATGTGGGTCGCTAGTTAAGAGAATACATCTATATTCACACACTGTTTCTTCTTAATTTGAGTCGCCGGAGGACTGTATATttctcatttgggtctcgagctgaaaacatttaatcaattacTCATGTAGGCTACTTTCCAACTTGACTGTTCCTGGCCTGTACAGCAGCCTCCACTATGAGAAACTTGTAAATGAAATGCATCCTTAACATCCTTATGGCCCTCCAGTCAGTCACACGTTGACATCCCTGTGTGTAACCACCATGCTAGGCGGtgcctcctccactctcttccccCTCAGAGCCAGGGTGAGAAAGTTCCTGATGGACAGCGAGACTCGGAGCAGCAGCTCCTTGAGTCCGGCCCTGTACTCCTGTCGCATCAGGCAGTACAGCACGGGGTTCAGGCAGCTGTTGGTGTGAGCCAAGCAAACAGTCAGAGGGAAAGCATAGGCCTGGGCATTGTAGAAGGCCTTACTAAAGGGCACCAGGTCAAATTTTATCAGCACTCCCCACAGTGTCAGAGCCTGGTTGGGCAGCCagcagaggaagaaggagagcaCCAAGATGGTCACCGAGCGGGTCACTTTGGAGCGGCGCCGTTGATGGGACCTCTCTGAACTCTCCATGACCCCAACGCTGCCAACTACGCCACTGACTCGCCGGCTCAGgaggaggtaacacacactgatCACTACCAAGGGAACCACAAATCCCAGCAGTACTTTCTGTGTCTGGTAGAGGCCCAGTAGAATCTGAGAGTCCCAGAGACCCGAGGCAGATTCAGAAAACCGGACGAGACACAGCTCATCATCCGCAGACACCTAGAAACATCAAAAACACCACAATGGAATTAAGTGTTTGACATCAATTGATGTGTTTTGTTTTCGATGTACACACAAAACAGCCTTACATGCATTTTTAAATTGGCAAATAAAATCAGTCAAACAAACCTGGACTGTGGTGGAGTAGATGGCGTGGGGCATCGTGACCGCCAGTGACACCACCCAGATGGCAAAACTGGCCCACTTGGCACGAGCCGCAGCCATTTTGGGGCTGCTTATCCTCAGTGAGGAGGCGAGGGAGCAGTAGCGAGCCACGCTCATGGCCGTCAAGAAGAAGACGCTAGCGTACATGTTCATGGTGGTCACAGAGCTGACAATCTTACACATGACCCTGCCGAAGGGCCAGCGGAAGTCCAGGGCAGTGTCCACAGCCCAGAAGGGCAGGGTGAGGACGAACTGGAGGTCAGTCACGGCCAGGCTCCTCACAAAGAAGTCAATAGACGAGTGGTGCAACTGGTGGCGGGAGTGGAGAAGGAACAGCGCCAGGAGGTTTCCCACCAGCCCCAGAGCACACACCACCAGGTAGACCAGAGCAATGACCACTCGCATATGGAAGAAGGAAACACAGTCAAGAGTTAAATCCTGATACATAATGGTTTGGTACAGTCATTAATTAATAATAATCAAAAATAAAACGAATAAAGTTCATCTTAAATTGATTTatcccacaacaacaaaaatatattttatatcaagATAATCTACCTGTAGGACTTTAAAGCTGGGATCTTTAAACTtaaaatatgtaactttttgggtgaccccgCCAAATTAAAATA contains:
- the LOC109874759 gene encoding relaxin-3 receptor 1-like translates to MHQSNSSLLHLGLSGRVGGQEDAESPEQANLSGESLHNLSLDCWLHLLSRDSAPELYGDSANMTMRVVIALVYLVVCALGLVGNLLALFLLHSRHQLHHSSIDFFVRSLAVTDLQFVLTLPFWAVDTALDFRWPFGRVMCKIVSSVTTMNMYASVFFLTAMSVARYCSLASSLRISSPKMAAARAKWASFAIWVVSLAVTMPHAIYSTTVQVSADDELCLVRFSESASGLWDSQILLGLYQTQKVLLGFVVPLVVISVCYLLLSRRVSGVVGSVGVMESSERSHQRRRSKVTRSVTILVLSFFLCWLPNQALTLWGVLIKFDLVPFSKAFYNAQAYAFPLTVCLAHTNSCLNPVLYCLMRQEYRAGLKELLLRVSLSIRNFLTLALRGKRVEEAPPSMVVTHRDVNV